One region of Danio rerio strain Tuebingen ecotype United States chromosome 5, GRCz12tu, whole genome shotgun sequence genomic DNA includes:
- the pip5kl1 gene encoding phosphatidylinositol 4-phosphate 5-kinase-like protein 1 isoform X2, with protein MFMNHSEMEMSGPSVNRRSRTVKRRRWGGLRQQWKLLGLFEIDQEHEFHSLTCMMKEGLRAAVQNTIDNPLPDELCEDDYSLEVTQIHKDFRMETYAGPVFASLRRSLGMTEKEYQQSLSSEGCYLQFISNSKSKADFFLTNDKRFFLKTQSKREVRFLLSNLRIYMEHLEKYPHSLLVKFLGVHRIKIANQRKKYFIVMQSVFYPDDRIMARYDIKGCEVSRWTDPAPEGSHIIVVLKDLNFEGQFIHLDQQRPWLLRQVEIDTAFLQTLNVLDYSLLLAHQPLHQDELSQSLSFATLIMRTKKSVNPVSSPTHAASPTVPGVVADEDSSPLPSELNCTHNSHITECSGNDGMDNTSLEGENIEGPSRAGAESADLQAFQSQNRRLLPNFKNPLHVIDGPEQRYFIGIIDIFTVYGFRKRLEHLWKRLRHPSQTFSTVSPPAYCHRLCHWVQDHTK; from the exons ATGTTCATGAACCACAGCGAG ATGGAGATGTCAGGGCCGAGTGTGAACCGCCGCAGTCGCACGGTGAAGAGGCGACGGTGGGGAGGACTGAGGCAGCAATGGAAACTGCTGGGTCTGTTTGAGATCGACCAAGAGCATGAGTTTCACAGTCTCACCTGCATGATGAAGGAAGGGCTGCGTGCTGCTGTGCAGAACACCATTGACAACCCTTTACCT gatGAGCTGTGTGAGGATGACTACAGTCTTGAGGTTACTCAAATCCATAAG GACTTCAGGATGGAGACATACGCGGGGCCGGTGTTTGCAAGTCTGCGTCGTTCTTTGGGAATGACGGAGAAGGAGTATCAGCAGTCGCTCTCCTCTGAAGGCTGTTACCTGCAATTCATCAGCAACTCTAAGAGCAAGGCAGATTTCTTCCTAAC CAATGACAAGCGATTCTTCTTAAAGACACAGAGCAAAAGAGAAGTGCGATTTCTCTTGTCTAACCTGAGAATCTACATGGAGCATCTGGAGAAATACCCTCACTCTCTGCTCGTCAAGTTTTTAG GTGTTCACAGGATCAAAATAGCAAATCAGAGGAAG AAGTACTTTATTGTGATGCAAAGTGTCTTTTACCCTGATGACAGAATCATGGCAAG GTATGATATAAAGGGCTGCGAGGTGAGCCGGTGGACGGATCCAGCTCCTGAAGGCAGCCACATCATAGTGGTTTTGAAGGATCTGAATTTCGAAGGACAGTTCATTCATTTAG ATCAACAGCGTCCTTGGCTCCTGCGTCAAGTGGAGATCGACACAGCTTTTCTTCAGACACTCAATGTGTTGGACTACAGTCTCCTGCTGGCCCATCAGCCCCTGCACCAGGATGAGCTCAGCCAGAGTCTGTCCTTCGCAACACTCATCATGCGCACCAAAAA GTCAGTGAATCCAGTGTCCAGTCCCACACATGCCGCTTCACCCACTGTACCAGGAGTGGTGGCAGATGAAGACTCATCACCCCTCCCCTCTGAATTAAACTGTACACACAACAGTCACATAACAGAATGCAGTGGCAATGATGGAATGGACAATACAAGTCTTGAAGGAGAAAACATTGAGGGACCCAGTAGAGCAGGAGCAGAATCGGCTGACCTACAAGCGTTTCAGTCCCAGAACCGGAGGCTCCTTCCCAACTTCAAGAACCCGCTTCATGTCATTGATGGACCAGAGCAGCGTTACTTCATCGGCATTATTGACATCTTCACTGTTTATGGTTTTAGGAAGAGGCTTGAGCATTTATGGAAAAGACTGAGACACCCAAGTCAAACATTCTCCACTGTCAGTCCTCCAGCTTACTGTCACCGGTTGTGCCACTGGGTTCAGGACCATACCAAATAA
- the pip5kl1 gene encoding phosphatidylinositol 4-phosphate 5-kinase-like protein 1 isoform X1, which produces MFMNHSEMEMSGPSVNRRSRTVKRRRWGGLRQQWKLLGLFEIDQEHEFHSLTCMMKEGLRAAVQNTIDNPLPDELCEDDYSLEVTQIHKDFRMETYAGPVFASLRRSLGMTEKEYQQSLSSEGCYLQFISNSKSKADFFLTNDKRFFLKTQSKREVRFLLSNLRIYMEHLEKYPHSLLVKFLGVHRIKIANQRKKYFIVMQSVFYPDDRIMARYDIKGCEVSRWTDPAPEGSHIIVVLKDLNFEGQFIHLDQQRPWLLRQVEIDTAFLQTLNVLDYSLLLAHQPLHQDELSQSLSFATLIMRTKKSFPFFSKRPLAGRSVNPVSSPTHAASPTVPGVVADEDSSPLPSELNCTHNSHITECSGNDGMDNTSLEGENIEGPSRAGAESADLQAFQSQNRRLLPNFKNPLHVIDGPEQRYFIGIIDIFTVYGFRKRLEHLWKRLRHPSQTFSTVSPPAYCHRLCHWVQDHTK; this is translated from the exons ATGTTCATGAACCACAGCGAG ATGGAGATGTCAGGGCCGAGTGTGAACCGCCGCAGTCGCACGGTGAAGAGGCGACGGTGGGGAGGACTGAGGCAGCAATGGAAACTGCTGGGTCTGTTTGAGATCGACCAAGAGCATGAGTTTCACAGTCTCACCTGCATGATGAAGGAAGGGCTGCGTGCTGCTGTGCAGAACACCATTGACAACCCTTTACCT gatGAGCTGTGTGAGGATGACTACAGTCTTGAGGTTACTCAAATCCATAAG GACTTCAGGATGGAGACATACGCGGGGCCGGTGTTTGCAAGTCTGCGTCGTTCTTTGGGAATGACGGAGAAGGAGTATCAGCAGTCGCTCTCCTCTGAAGGCTGTTACCTGCAATTCATCAGCAACTCTAAGAGCAAGGCAGATTTCTTCCTAAC CAATGACAAGCGATTCTTCTTAAAGACACAGAGCAAAAGAGAAGTGCGATTTCTCTTGTCTAACCTGAGAATCTACATGGAGCATCTGGAGAAATACCCTCACTCTCTGCTCGTCAAGTTTTTAG GTGTTCACAGGATCAAAATAGCAAATCAGAGGAAG AAGTACTTTATTGTGATGCAAAGTGTCTTTTACCCTGATGACAGAATCATGGCAAG GTATGATATAAAGGGCTGCGAGGTGAGCCGGTGGACGGATCCAGCTCCTGAAGGCAGCCACATCATAGTGGTTTTGAAGGATCTGAATTTCGAAGGACAGTTCATTCATTTAG ATCAACAGCGTCCTTGGCTCCTGCGTCAAGTGGAGATCGACACAGCTTTTCTTCAGACACTCAATGTGTTGGACTACAGTCTCCTGCTGGCCCATCAGCCCCTGCACCAGGATGAGCTCAGCCAGAGTCTGTCCTTCGCAACACTCATCATGCGCACCAAAAA ATCCTTCCCTTTCTTCTCCAAACGGCCACTGGCAGGCAG GTCAGTGAATCCAGTGTCCAGTCCCACACATGCCGCTTCACCCACTGTACCAGGAGTGGTGGCAGATGAAGACTCATCACCCCTCCCCTCTGAATTAAACTGTACACACAACAGTCACATAACAGAATGCAGTGGCAATGATGGAATGGACAATACAAGTCTTGAAGGAGAAAACATTGAGGGACCCAGTAGAGCAGGAGCAGAATCGGCTGACCTACAAGCGTTTCAGTCCCAGAACCGGAGGCTCCTTCCCAACTTCAAGAACCCGCTTCATGTCATTGATGGACCAGAGCAGCGTTACTTCATCGGCATTATTGACATCTTCACTGTTTATGGTTTTAGGAAGAGGCTTGAGCATTTATGGAAAAGACTGAGACACCCAAGTCAAACATTCTCCACTGTCAGTCCTCCAGCTTACTGTCACCGGTTGTGCCACTGGGTTCAGGACCATACCAAATAA
- the dpm2 gene encoding dolichol phosphate-mannose biosynthesis regulatory protein, with the protein MATGADQAVGFGLVGFSLLLFTYYSIWVVVLPFVDSDHVIHSYFLPREYSVILPGIAALILLLFVGTFIGIVTWKNRKPKKVD; encoded by the exons ATG GCAACCGGAGCAGATCAAGCTGTTGGCTTTGGACTCGTTGGCTTTAGTCTTTTGCTGTTCACATATTACTCCATTTGGGTGGTAGTCTTG CCTTTCGTAGACAGTGACCATGTGATACACAGCTATTTTCTTCCACGAGAATATTCAGTCATACTTCCTGGCATCGCAGCATTAATCCTCTTGCTCTTTGTTG GCACATTCATAGGGATCGTAACATGGAAGAATCGAAAACCTAAGAAAGTTGATTAA